In Bacillus toyonensis BCT-7112, a single window of DNA contains:
- the satA gene encoding streptothricin N-acetyltransferase SatA encodes MSLLIRELKTNDLDNFPEIDDSFIVNARLILSLSKVNRRIEYTIEDVPSYEKSYLQNDNEELAYNEYINKPNQVIYIALLHNQIIGFIVLKKNWNHYAYIEDITVDKKYRTLGVGKRLVDQAKQWAKESNMPGIMLETQNNNVTACKFYEKCGFVIGGFDFLVYKGLDMTNDEVAIYWYFHFE; translated from the coding sequence ACAATTTCCCAGAGATTGATGACAGTTTTATAGTGAATGCTCGGTTAATTCTTTCTCTTTCAAAAGTAAATAGACGCATAGAATATACAATAGAAGACGTTCCGAGTTATGAAAAAAGTTATTTACAAAATGATAATGAAGAACTGGCGTACAATGAGTATATAAATAAGCCTAATCAAGTAATTTACATAGCACTGTTACATAACCAAATCATCGGATTCATAGTATTGAAAAAAAATTGGAATCACTATGCTTACATAGAAGATATAACGGTGGATAAAAAATATCGTACACTCGGAGTTGGTAAAAGATTAGTTGATCAAGCAAAGCAATGGGCAAAAGAAAGCAACATGCCCGGGATCATGCTTGAAACGCAAAATAATAATGTTACAGCATGTAAATTTTATGAAAAATGCGGATTTGTAATTGGTGGGTTTGATTTTCTTGTTTATAAAGGTTTGGATATGACAAATGATGAAGTTGCAATTTATTGGTATTTTCACTTCGAATGA
- a CDS encoding heavy metal translocating P-type ATPase gives MTNKNGKEKQTSSCCSSKKEILIVPIAKETSCCSTEKEIEDSSCCSSKKEIPIIPITKETSCCSSNNDSIKTENSSSCCSSELALEKEQTTSKSSCCSDNSCEDPSPPRATQKIVGDGVQTYVVDGMDCGACALTIEKHLQNVSGVEEVRVNFATGKMHIRHDRDVDDIIKEVSNAGFGASLAGARRGSAPVQKAKNTTLILSGLFLALGFGGSFTNISPLLITLLYAASIGIGGYKPAKSAFYAIRSKSLDMNVLMISATIGAALIGQWLEGATVVWLFALGATLQNKSIERTRESIRGLIDLTPSEAWVQVGTELIKKSVDDIAVRTTIVVKPGEKIPLDGTVTGGTSTVNQAPITGESIPIDKQIGDSVYAGTINEEGSLEITVTKLVEDTTLSRIIHLVEEAQEKKAPTEAFLDRFAKIYTPIVFVLAIGVMIIPPLLGMGEWMEWIYKGLELLVVACPCALVISTPVAIVSAIGNAARNGVLIKGGTALEIAGALNAIAFDKTGTLTEGKPKVMHVRSLHCTEDELLSIAATIEEYSNHPIAKAITAYAKEHQTSIQSGTDFRAIVGKGAQVTIDGETYYAGNKALYEEFGISLQMWNEPVREMQRIGQTVILVGTNKVILGMISVADSIRSTTYETIQELKRAGIQETVMLTGDNEGTAEHIAQKAKIDRYFANLLPEDKVHAVKQLQSEGKTVAMIGDGINDAPALATANLGIAMGGAGTDTAMETADIVLMADNLEKLPYTMKLSRKALYIIKQNIWFSLIIKFIALSFIFPGWLTLWMAVLSDTGAALIVILNSMRLLRNK, from the coding sequence ATGACAAATAAGAACGGGAAGGAAAAACAAACTTCATCATGTTGTTCTTCAAAAAAAGAGATTCTGATTGTTCCTATTGCTAAGGAAACCTCTTGTTGTAGTACTGAAAAAGAAATAGAAGATTCGTCATGTTGCTCCTCTAAAAAAGAGATTCCAATTATCCCTATCACGAAGGAAACCTCTTGTTGTAGTAGTAACAATGATTCTATAAAAACAGAAAATAGCTCTTCCTGCTGTTCATCTGAATTAGCTCTAGAAAAAGAACAAACGACATCAAAGTCTTCTTGCTGTAGTGACAACTCATGCGAAGATCCATCTCCTCCTCGTGCTACTCAGAAAATAGTAGGAGACGGTGTACAAACATACGTAGTGGACGGAATGGATTGCGGTGCGTGTGCCTTAACAATCGAAAAGCATCTACAAAATGTTTCAGGCGTAGAAGAAGTTCGAGTAAACTTTGCTACTGGAAAAATGCATATTCGTCATGACCGCGATGTGGATGACATTATAAAAGAAGTGTCTAATGCAGGGTTTGGGGCTTCCTTAGCAGGAGCCCGCAGAGGGTCCGCTCCTGTTCAAAAAGCTAAAAATACAACTTTAATTCTTTCAGGATTATTTTTAGCTTTAGGGTTTGGAGGAAGTTTTACAAACATATCACCTCTTCTTATTACACTTCTCTATGCGGCGAGTATCGGTATCGGTGGTTATAAACCTGCTAAAAGCGCCTTTTATGCAATTAGAAGTAAATCACTTGATATGAATGTTCTTATGATCTCAGCTACAATTGGTGCTGCATTAATTGGTCAATGGCTAGAAGGTGCAACCGTTGTTTGGTTATTTGCATTAGGTGCAACTTTGCAAAATAAATCAATTGAACGTACACGAGAATCTATTCGCGGATTAATTGATTTAACACCGTCAGAAGCTTGGGTACAAGTTGGAACTGAACTTATAAAAAAATCTGTAGATGATATTGCAGTGCGTACAACAATTGTTGTAAAACCTGGTGAAAAGATCCCATTAGACGGCACAGTTACAGGCGGTACTTCTACTGTAAACCAAGCTCCGATAACTGGTGAATCTATCCCAATTGATAAACAAATTGGTGATTCCGTATATGCGGGGACGATTAATGAGGAAGGTTCACTTGAGATTACAGTAACTAAACTCGTTGAGGATACTACGTTATCTCGAATTATCCACCTTGTAGAGGAAGCACAGGAAAAGAAAGCACCGACAGAAGCATTTTTGGATCGTTTCGCAAAAATCTATACACCTATCGTTTTTGTATTAGCAATCGGTGTCATGATCATCCCTCCCCTTCTTGGTATGGGCGAATGGATGGAATGGATTTATAAAGGGTTAGAACTTCTTGTTGTTGCGTGTCCTTGTGCTTTAGTTATCTCAACTCCTGTTGCAATCGTATCTGCAATAGGAAATGCCGCAAGAAACGGTGTACTCATTAAAGGTGGTACTGCACTAGAAATTGCAGGTGCATTAAATGCTATTGCGTTTGATAAAACAGGTACATTGACTGAAGGAAAACCAAAAGTAATGCATGTGCGAAGCTTACATTGTACGGAAGATGAATTATTATCAATTGCCGCAACAATTGAAGAATATTCTAATCATCCCATTGCAAAAGCCATTACAGCATATGCTAAGGAGCATCAAACTTCTATCCAAAGTGGAACGGACTTCCGCGCTATTGTAGGGAAAGGTGCGCAAGTCACAATAGATGGCGAAACATACTACGCTGGAAATAAAGCATTATATGAAGAGTTTGGAATTTCGCTTCAAATGTGGAATGAACCAGTTCGAGAGATGCAAAGAATTGGTCAAACCGTGATACTTGTTGGAACGAACAAAGTTATTTTAGGAATGATTTCAGTAGCAGATTCCATTCGCTCTACTACTTATGAAACGATTCAAGAATTAAAACGAGCAGGTATTCAGGAAACTGTTATGTTAACAGGAGACAACGAAGGAACAGCTGAACATATTGCACAGAAAGCAAAAATAGATCGTTATTTTGCTAACTTACTTCCAGAAGACAAAGTGCATGCTGTAAAACAACTTCAATCTGAAGGAAAAACAGTAGCTATGATTGGGGACGGTATTAATGATGCCCCTGCCCTCGCTACTGCAAATCTAGGAATTGCTATGGGCGGTGCTGGAACTGATACAGCAATGGAAACGGCAGATATTGTATTAATGGCAGATAATCTTGAAAAACTTCCGTATACGATGAAACTTAGCCGGAAAGCATTGTACATTATTAAACAAAATATATGGTTCTCATTGATTATTAAATTTATTGCCCTTTCCTTTATCTTCCCAGGCTGGCTTACTCTTTGGATGGCTGTACTAAGTGATACAGGCGCTGCGCTTATTGTAATCCTAAACAGTATGCGTTTATTACGAAACAAATAA
- a CDS encoding phosphotransferase has product MKHIIKDVVINYFKEIHALVVEEELHKNSWHTDLHYKIMVNGNRYSARFINSDRIINSAFGALSNEQLKEQVRFTYYLREHGIPFMQIKENMAGDCFTLLTWNEEQYRFVLSTWMEGEHVTYCTETMAEVFGKEARKIHDISSMFQSSTFQKKSHLDGYGEFIKLLENKGGTCKKLRGYIDLAKYHIECAHTSDLEFIVQTDLNPLNVIWDANQCVKGIIDFESIGYVDRMEGLAFLIKWYSRTEGIGSHVVCSEVTRAFLKGYGDNNILTINDYKRLSSLLWLSGSLNWNFVKKTMSLLGDESELEKHLRVYKIRGENLSVLVSRERANSYK; this is encoded by the coding sequence ATGAAACATATAATAAAAGACGTAGTAATAAATTATTTTAAAGAAATTCATGCATTAGTAGTAGAAGAAGAACTACATAAGAACAGTTGGCATACAGATCTACACTATAAAATCATGGTGAATGGGAATCGGTATTCCGCACGGTTTATAAATAGCGATCGAATAATCAATTCGGCCTTTGGGGCGTTATCAAATGAACAATTGAAAGAGCAAGTACGGTTTACGTATTATTTACGAGAGCATGGAATTCCGTTTATGCAGATTAAGGAGAATATGGCGGGGGATTGCTTTACATTACTCACTTGGAATGAGGAACAGTACCGGTTTGTATTGTCTACTTGGATGGAAGGGGAGCATGTTACTTATTGTACAGAAACGATGGCAGAAGTCTTTGGAAAGGAAGCAAGAAAGATACATGATATTTCTAGTATGTTTCAAAGCTCGACTTTTCAAAAGAAATCACATTTAGATGGATATGGTGAGTTTATAAAGCTATTAGAAAATAAGGGTGGTACATGTAAGAAATTAAGAGGGTATATAGATCTCGCTAAGTACCATATAGAATGCGCACATACTAGCGATTTAGAGTTTATAGTACAAACAGATTTAAATCCTTTAAATGTCATATGGGATGCAAATCAATGTGTAAAAGGAATTATAGATTTTGAATCGATTGGATATGTTGATCGTATGGAAGGACTAGCCTTTTTAATAAAGTGGTATTCCCGGACAGAAGGAATAGGGTCACATGTAGTATGTTCGGAAGTTACTAGAGCATTTTTAAAAGGGTATGGAGATAATAACATTTTAACTATAAATGATTATAAAAGACTTTCTTCACTACTATGGTTATCCGGCAGTCTAAATTGGAACTTTGTTAAAAAGACAATGAGTCTATTAGGTGATGAGAGTGAATTAGAGAAACATTTGAGAGTTTATAAAATAAGAGGAGAAAATCTATCTGTATTAGTAAGTAGAGAAAGAGCCAATTCATATAAGTAG
- a CDS encoding DsbA family protein — protein MFLLNLKNPRCLYEKKQSSHIKLLFVATLIIFAAVTAFVVLNKEDKVATNKVIKDLPPIGKQPTLGKEDAPVSIIEFGDFKCPACKAWGERIFPQLQKDYIDTGKVKFSYVNVLFHGTESKLSALAAESVYKQDPQAYWSFHKELFNAQPANHDDPWITPEKLLEIAKTYTPSINTVQLEEDLKKQTAQEEVNKDEKLTQDYGVEQTPSIVINGTMLSDPYDYEQIKNLIEKALKDKK, from the coding sequence ATGTTTCTATTAAACTTAAAAAATCCGAGGTGTTTATATGAAAAAAAGCAAAGTTCTCACATCAAATTATTGTTCGTTGCCACATTGATCATTTTCGCTGCTGTTACAGCTTTCGTCGTGTTAAATAAAGAAGATAAAGTTGCGACAAATAAAGTAATAAAAGATTTACCCCCTATTGGCAAGCAACCTACTTTAGGAAAAGAAGATGCACCAGTCTCTATTATCGAGTTTGGCGACTTTAAGTGTCCTGCTTGTAAAGCATGGGGTGAGCGCATCTTCCCTCAGCTTCAAAAAGACTATATCGATACAGGGAAAGTTAAATTTTCATATGTAAATGTTTTATTCCACGGAACGGAATCTAAATTGTCTGCTTTAGCTGCTGAATCTGTTTATAAACAAGACCCACAAGCCTATTGGAGCTTCCATAAAGAATTATTTAACGCACAGCCAGCAAATCACGATGATCCATGGATTACTCCTGAAAAACTATTAGAAATTGCGAAAACATATACACCAAGTATTAATACCGTTCAACTTGAAGAAGATTTGAAAAAACAAACAGCGCAAGAAGAAGTAAATAAAGATGAAAAGCTAACGCAAGATTACGGTGTAGAACAAACACCCAGCATTGTCATTAATGGAACGATGTTGTCTGATCCTTATGATTATGAACAAATCAAAAATTTAATTGAAAAAGCATTAAAGGACAAGAAATGA
- a CDS encoding disulfide oxidoreductase has translation MMNTTNKHFEWRNYTLYFAWIVSMIATLGSLFSSEILGFIPCELCWYQRIMMYPLCIILGIATFYNEKNMKKYVLPISIIGGSISLYHYAIQKIPGISEINPCVQGVPCNVDYINWLGFITIPFLALIAFSFITLFMLLTRSN, from the coding sequence ATGATGAATACAACAAATAAGCATTTTGAATGGCGTAATTACACTTTATATTTTGCATGGATTGTATCAATGATAGCGACACTAGGTAGTCTATTTTCCAGTGAGATTCTTGGGTTCATACCGTGTGAATTGTGCTGGTACCAACGAATTATGATGTATCCGCTCTGTATTATTTTAGGCATTGCAACGTTCTATAATGAAAAGAATATGAAAAAATATGTATTACCAATTTCTATTATCGGCGGGAGTATTTCACTTTATCACTATGCAATACAAAAAATCCCTGGCATTTCAGAGATTAACCCGTGCGTGCAAGGTGTCCCTTGTAATGTCGATTATATTAATTGGTTAGGTTTTATAACGATCCCCTTCTTAGCGTTAATTGCTTTTTCTTTCATTACTTTGTTTATGTTGTTAACGAGATCGAATTAA
- the menA gene encoding 1,4-dihydroxy-2-naphthoate polyprenyltransferase, protein MGTEKEISSAKLIWKMTRPHTLTATFSPVILGTVASLYVAEIDWLLFIAMMVACLALQIATNLFNEYYDFKRGLDTADSVGIGGGIVRHGLKPKNVLTVALLLYVVAAFIGIYICMNSSWWLVVIGLIGMAVGYLYTGGPLPIAYTPFGELVSGLLMGTCFVLIAFFIQTNTVTVESILISIPIGILVGAINMSNNIRDIEEDIKGGRKTLVILLGREKAIVTLAVAFFIAYLWIAIIVLMGYISPWALVMFLGLRKPISAIQSFQKGAKDPGYMRIAMKSTAVTNTIFGFLLSAGLLISYLF, encoded by the coding sequence ATGGGGACAGAAAAAGAAATTAGTTCCGCTAAATTAATATGGAAGATGACGCGCCCGCATACATTAACGGCGACGTTTTCTCCTGTAATTTTAGGGACGGTGGCATCACTTTATGTTGCCGAAATTGATTGGCTTTTATTTATTGCGATGATGGTTGCATGTTTAGCATTGCAAATCGCAACGAACTTATTTAATGAGTACTATGATTTCAAACGTGGATTAGATACAGCTGATTCTGTTGGAATTGGTGGCGGGATTGTCCGTCATGGATTGAAGCCGAAAAATGTTTTAACAGTTGCGCTTTTATTGTACGTAGTAGCAGCTTTTATTGGTATTTATATTTGTATGAATAGTAGCTGGTGGTTAGTGGTCATTGGTTTAATTGGGATGGCGGTTGGCTATTTATATACAGGTGGTCCATTACCTATTGCGTACACCCCGTTTGGAGAATTAGTTTCTGGGTTATTAATGGGGACATGTTTTGTACTCATTGCTTTCTTTATTCAAACGAATACTGTAACAGTTGAAAGTATATTGATTTCCATTCCAATTGGAATTTTAGTCGGTGCAATCAACATGTCGAATAACATCCGAGATATCGAAGAAGATATTAAAGGTGGAAGAAAGACATTAGTAATCCTCCTTGGGAGAGAAAAAGCAATAGTAACACTAGCGGTAGCCTTTTTCATTGCTTATTTATGGATCGCTATAATTGTATTGATGGGTTATATAAGCCCTTGGGCATTAGTGATGTTCTTAGGTTTGAGAAAGCCAATCTCTGCAATTCAAAGTTTCCAAAAAGGGGCAAAGGATCCCGGGTATATGCGCATCGCAATGAAATCAACAGCGGTGACAAATACGATTTTCGGCTTCTTATTATCAGCAGGATTATTAATTAGTTACTTGTTCTAA
- the arsC gene encoding arsenate reductase (thioredoxin): MENKKTIYFLCTGNSCRSQMAEAWGKQYVGDKWNVYSAGIEAHGVNPNAIKAMKEVNIDITNQTSDIIDVNILNNADLVVTLCSHADSVCPSTPPHVNRVHWGFDDPAGKEWSEFQRVRDEIGERIKRFSDTGE; the protein is encoded by the coding sequence ATGGAAAACAAAAAGACAATTTATTTCTTATGCACAGGAAATTCATGCCGAAGCCAAATGGCAGAAGCATGGGGCAAACAATATGTAGGTGATAAGTGGAATGTATATTCTGCAGGTATTGAAGCACACGGAGTAAATCCAAATGCTATTAAAGCGATGAAAGAAGTAAATATCGACATAACAAATCAAACTTCGGATATAATTGATGTAAATATTTTAAATAACGCTGATTTAGTCGTTACCCTTTGTAGTCATGCAGATTCTGTTTGTCCTTCGACACCTCCGCACGTAAATCGTGTTCACTGGGGATTCGATGATCCAGCAGGAAAAGAGTGGTCTGAATTTCAACGTGTTCGCGATGAAATTGGAGAACGTATAAAGCGATTTTCTGATACAGGGGAGTAA
- a CDS encoding metal ABC transporter ATP-binding protein produces the protein MDEAIIVKDLFVSYQGNQVVQNVSFDIEKGKLVGIIGPNGAGKSTLMKAVLDLIPNDKGYVQVLGEDIRSARKHVAYVPQRSDIDWDFPITVLDVVLIGTYPSLGMMKRPKKEHRDWAFECLKKVGMEEFKNRQIGELSGGQQQRVFLARALAQKAEIFFLDEPFVGIDVTSEETIIKILRELRKEGKTIVVVHHDLSKAESYFDKLLLLNKSLIHYGEVRQVLEPTVMSKAYVNHGILFNNAAEVHSS, from the coding sequence ATGGATGAGGCTATAATTGTCAAAGATTTGTTTGTATCTTATCAAGGGAATCAAGTAGTTCAAAATGTTTCCTTCGATATTGAAAAAGGGAAACTCGTTGGAATTATTGGTCCAAACGGAGCGGGAAAATCTACTTTAATGAAAGCTGTTCTAGATTTAATCCCAAATGATAAGGGATACGTTCAAGTTCTTGGAGAGGATATTCGGAGCGCTAGAAAACATGTTGCTTATGTACCACAAAGAAGTGATATAGATTGGGATTTCCCGATTACAGTTTTAGATGTGGTGCTAATCGGAACGTATCCATCTTTAGGGATGATGAAAAGACCGAAGAAAGAGCATCGAGATTGGGCTTTTGAATGTCTAAAAAAAGTCGGTATGGAGGAATTTAAGAATCGTCAAATTGGTGAGCTTTCAGGAGGGCAACAACAACGTGTCTTTTTAGCGAGAGCTTTAGCGCAAAAGGCGGAAATCTTCTTCTTAGATGAACCGTTTGTTGGAATTGATGTGACAAGTGAAGAGACAATTATTAAAATTCTTAGAGAATTACGCAAAGAAGGAAAAACGATTGTTGTTGTACATCACGACCTAAGTAAAGCAGAGTCCTATTTTGATAAATTACTATTATTGAATAAGAGCTTAATTCATTACGGAGAAGTAAGGCAAGTATTAGAACCAACTGTTATGTCAAAAGCATATGTGAATCACGGCATATTGTTTAATAATGCAGCGGAGGTACATTCATCATGA
- a CDS encoding PCYCGC motif-containing (lipo)protein: MSKIVPIFLLVSLLIGCISINDSSPTKNNNTQNQLQETKNNDTHFKGDTLETTATVEALPSFLSSTKNGQVSQIYGMVGKDIELLQWIPCYCGCAENSGHTSNKDCFIREMKENGQVTWNSHAMNHAECVDIAFQAVLMKQNGASPLKIRKNIDKQYKKDGVKATPTPMPSA; encoded by the coding sequence ATGTCAAAGATCGTACCGATATTTTTATTAGTAAGTCTATTAATTGGCTGTATTTCCATTAATGATTCATCACCTACTAAGAACAACAACACACAAAATCAATTACAAGAAACAAAAAATAATGATACACATTTTAAAGGTGATACGCTAGAAACGACAGCTACTGTAGAAGCTCTTCCTTCTTTCTTATCATCAACTAAAAACGGACAAGTCTCACAAATTTATGGAATGGTAGGAAAAGATATCGAACTCTTACAATGGATTCCTTGTTATTGTGGGTGTGCTGAAAACTCAGGACATACAAGTAATAAAGATTGTTTTATCCGGGAGATGAAAGAAAATGGTCAAGTTACATGGAATTCACACGCTATGAATCACGCAGAGTGTGTAGATATCGCTTTCCAAGCTGTTTTAATGAAACAAAACGGAGCGTCTCCTTTAAAAATTCGAAAAAACATCGATAAACAATATAAAAAAGACGGTGTAAAAGCTACTCCAACGCCGATGCCAAGTGCTTAA
- a CDS encoding metal ABC transporter permease: MKIVEFIDALMQYSFLQKALLTSVMVGVICGVIGCFIILRGMALMGDAISHAVLPGVALSYMIGMNYFIGAVLTGVITAVGIGFVSQNSRIKHDMAIGIMFTSVFAVGIILITFMKSSSDLYHILFGNVLSVRSSDMWMTLIIGVVIIGLVILFYKELLVSTFDPTMAQSYGLPNKWIHYGLMILLTMVTVASLQTVGIILVVAMLITPAATAYLLTNRLWVMIYLAAGIGALSSVVGLYFSFSYNLASGATIVLVATFLFALAFFFSPSQGLFWRAIKIRKNRAKLS, translated from the coding sequence ATGAAGATTGTAGAATTTATAGATGCATTAATGCAGTACAGTTTTCTGCAGAAAGCGTTATTAACTTCCGTTATGGTAGGCGTTATTTGTGGCGTAATTGGCTGTTTTATTATTTTACGAGGTATGGCTTTAATGGGAGATGCTATTTCACATGCTGTTCTTCCCGGAGTAGCGCTTTCTTATATGATTGGGATGAACTATTTCATAGGGGCTGTTTTAACTGGTGTTATTACTGCAGTTGGAATTGGGTTTGTAAGTCAAAACAGTCGAATTAAACATGATATGGCAATAGGGATTATGTTTACATCTGTTTTTGCCGTAGGGATTATTTTAATTACTTTTATGAAGAGTAGTTCGGATTTGTATCATATTTTATTCGGCAATGTTCTATCAGTTCGCTCTTCCGATATGTGGATGACACTTATTATCGGAGTTGTCATTATTGGTCTTGTGATTTTGTTTTATAAAGAACTACTCGTATCCACTTTTGATCCAACGATGGCGCAAAGTTATGGGTTGCCAAATAAGTGGATTCATTACGGCTTAATGATTCTTCTTACAATGGTTACAGTTGCTTCACTTCAAACTGTAGGAATTATTCTAGTTGTCGCTATGCTTATTACACCGGCGGCTACAGCGTATTTATTAACAAACCGTTTATGGGTCATGATTTATTTAGCAGCAGGTATTGGTGCACTTTCATCTGTAGTAGGGCTATATTTTAGTTTCTCTTATAATCTTGCTTCAGGTGCAACAATTGTTCTCGTTGCAACATTCTTGTTCGCATTGGCATTCTTTTTCTCACCGTCACAAGGTTTGTTTTGGAGAGCTATCAAAATTAGAAAAAATAGAGCAAAGTTGTCATAA
- a CDS encoding ArsR/SmtB family transcription factor, whose translation MCNSNDSDVKAKFIRGFADKTRLQILQCMMDGEKTVSEIVEITQGNQSNISQHLNCLKGCGIILGRQEGKYVHYSLRNKQIEQLLTMFDVVFHEVQNEVASCDKNDACLSQKGENCHDK comes from the coding sequence TTGTGCAACTCAAATGATTCAGATGTAAAAGCCAAGTTCATCCGTGGCTTTGCTGATAAAACAAGATTACAAATTCTTCAATGTATGATGGATGGTGAAAAAACAGTATCTGAAATTGTGGAAATCACGCAAGGAAATCAGTCAAATATATCTCAGCACTTAAACTGTTTAAAAGGATGCGGAATCATTCTAGGTAGACAGGAAGGAAAATACGTCCACTATTCCTTACGCAATAAGCAAATTGAACAGTTACTCACTATGTTTGATGTCGTTTTTCATGAAGTACAAAATGAAGTAGCGTCATGTGATAAAAACGATGCTTGTTTATCTCAAAAAGGAGAAAACTGTCATGACAAATAA
- a CDS encoding SCO family protein has product MKKMRVITLLMLISIITILGACSDSKLRDSLDWDVEKFTFTDQNGKKFGSSELKDKVWVADFIFTSCETVCPPMTANMAKLQNMLQKEGIKDVEFVSFSVDPEVDTPEKITEFMKVYEMDAKRTHFLIGYTRPEIEKFAKDNFQTLVTKPENNTQVIHGTSFYLVDKDGKVVKKYSGLQNTPYEDMIRDIKRIR; this is encoded by the coding sequence ATGAAAAAAATGCGTGTCATTACATTACTCATGCTTATTTCTATCATTACGATTTTAGGAGCATGTAGTGATAGTAAATTAAGAGATTCACTCGATTGGGATGTAGAAAAGTTTACATTTACAGATCAAAATGGCAAAAAGTTTGGTTCATCTGAATTGAAGGATAAAGTTTGGGTAGCCGATTTTATTTTTACAAGTTGTGAAACCGTTTGCCCTCCTATGACAGCTAATATGGCAAAACTTCAAAACATGTTGCAAAAAGAAGGTATTAAAGATGTAGAGTTTGTATCGTTTAGTGTAGATCCTGAAGTGGACACACCTGAAAAAATAACAGAGTTTATGAAAGTATATGAAATGGATGCGAAGCGAACTCATTTTTTAATAGGGTATACACGACCAGAAATTGAAAAGTTTGCAAAAGATAACTTCCAAACACTTGTAACGAAACCAGAAAACAATACACAAGTTATACATGGTACAAGCTTTTATCTTGTAGATAAAGATGGGAAAGTTGTAAAGAAGTATTCAGGTCTTCAAAACACACCGTATGAAGATATGATCCGTGATATTAAAAGAATTCGCTAA
- the mntA gene encoding manganese ABC transporter substrate-binding protein/adhesin MntA gives MKFKNVILSILCIFVFALTACSSNTNGKEEGSEKLKVVTTYSIIYDMVKQIGGDKVEIHSLVPIGANPHEYDPLPKDVMKMTDADMVLYNGLNLEEGGAWFKKLLKTANKSEKDAPVYKVSEGVEAIYLETKGLEKEPDPHAWMNIKNGILYAENVKKALIKEDPKNKEFYTKNADKYVAELQKLHDETVNRIHQIPEEKRFLISSEGAFKYFGKAYDIKTGYIWEINSENQGTPDQIRDVVSVIQTNKVPALFVETSVDRRSMETVSKETNVPIAGTIFTDSLGKSGEDGDTYLKMMKWNIDTIINGLQK, from the coding sequence ATGAAATTTAAAAATGTTATACTTTCAATACTTTGTATTTTCGTATTTGCATTAACAGCGTGTTCTAGTAACACAAATGGAAAAGAAGAGGGCAGTGAAAAATTAAAAGTTGTAACTACATACTCCATTATATATGATATGGTGAAGCAAATTGGCGGGGATAAAGTTGAGATTCATAGTCTTGTTCCAATTGGGGCTAACCCGCATGAATATGATCCACTACCAAAAGATGTTATGAAAATGACAGATGCAGATATGGTACTTTACAATGGATTAAACCTAGAAGAAGGTGGAGCGTGGTTTAAAAAGCTATTAAAAACGGCAAATAAATCAGAGAAAGATGCACCTGTGTATAAAGTAAGTGAAGGTGTAGAAGCTATTTATTTAGAGACAAAAGGATTAGAAAAAGAGCCAGATCCACATGCATGGATGAATATTAAAAATGGCATTTTATATGCTGAAAATGTGAAAAAGGCATTAATTAAAGAAGACCCTAAAAATAAAGAATTCTATACTAAAAATGCCGACAAGTATGTAGCAGAACTTCAAAAGTTACACGATGAGACAGTGAACAGAATTCATCAAATCCCTGAGGAAAAACGTTTCTTAATCTCTAGTGAAGGTGCTTTTAAATACTTTGGAAAAGCATATGATATTAAGACGGGATACATTTGGGAAATTAACTCAGAAAACCAAGGTACTCCAGATCAAATTAGAGATGTTGTAAGTGTAATTCAAACAAACAAAGTGCCAGCTTTATTTGTGGAAACAAGTGTAGATCGACGTAGCATGGAAACTGTTTCAAAAGAAACAAACGTACCGATTGCCGGTACAATTTTTACAGACTCACTAGGTAAATCAGGTGAGGATGGAGATACTTATTTAAAAATGATGAAATGGAATATAGATACAATTATTAATGGGTTACAAAAGTAA